From a region of the Myxococcus fulvus genome:
- a CDS encoding MFS transporter, whose protein sequence is MSPAAFRRYVLSSFASLASAVPLFRPGSSLPGSSAPLLGAPPVDGPDAHLTPTKRLRATLGLSVVEGMFAEVFTACAGATVLTAWAMALGLGPLLVGVMTALPFCAQFIQFPAAWLTSTFGHRRVALTAICLSRLVMFPLAVLPWLELDLAARQHLLLGVAGASAVLGVVGNNAWVAWMGELVPRAVRGRFFGKRTALTTLAGTLASLAAGLLLDRLRPADGVGLALPLLALGACVMGVVTTLLMASQHDPAPPGTTPRLELKGALVPLKDPLARRVLTYQVAWNAAVGVSAPFFALHSIKNLKMTFVILALHAAAVAGVRILTAPLWGKMIDRVGAQPVLMACSLGIGVIPALWLLPSAGTLWPLLFDVVLAGALWSGHGLAIFALPLTVAPRKGRPFYLAAFATAGGLAYAVAAALGGAIASALPENFILGGQPWVNLHVLFVLSSVARLGAALLAARLPEPGAHPVTTVSALVSRLLPRVHAARMLARQSAESHRPS, encoded by the coding sequence TTGAGCCCCGCCGCCTTCCGTCGTTACGTCCTGAGCAGCTTCGCCTCGCTCGCCTCCGCCGTCCCCCTCTTCCGTCCGGGCTCGTCGTTGCCCGGCTCGTCCGCGCCGCTGCTGGGGGCCCCTCCGGTGGACGGGCCGGACGCGCACCTGACGCCCACGAAGCGCTTGCGCGCGACGCTGGGCCTGTCCGTGGTGGAGGGCATGTTCGCGGAGGTGTTCACCGCGTGCGCGGGGGCCACGGTGCTCACGGCGTGGGCGATGGCGCTGGGGTTGGGGCCGCTCTTGGTGGGGGTGATGACGGCGCTGCCGTTCTGCGCCCAGTTCATCCAGTTCCCCGCGGCGTGGTTGACGTCGACGTTCGGGCACCGGCGCGTCGCGCTGACGGCCATCTGCCTGTCGCGACTGGTGATGTTCCCGTTGGCGGTGTTGCCGTGGTTGGAGCTGGATTTGGCGGCGCGCCAGCACCTGCTCTTGGGGGTGGCGGGGGCGTCGGCGGTGTTGGGGGTGGTGGGCAACAACGCGTGGGTGGCGTGGATGGGGGAGCTGGTGCCGCGCGCGGTGCGAGGCCGGTTCTTCGGGAAGCGCACCGCGCTCACCACGCTGGCGGGCACGCTGGCTTCGCTGGCGGCGGGGCTGTTGTTGGATCGGCTGCGCCCGGCGGACGGGGTGGGACTGGCCTTGCCGCTGCTGGCGCTCGGGGCCTGTGTGATGGGGGTGGTGACGACGCTGCTCATGGCCAGTCAGCATGACCCGGCGCCGCCGGGGACCACGCCGCGACTGGAGCTCAAGGGCGCGCTGGTGCCGCTGAAGGACCCGCTCGCGCGGAGGGTGCTCACGTATCAGGTGGCCTGGAACGCGGCGGTGGGGGTGTCCGCGCCGTTCTTCGCGTTGCACAGCATCAAGAATCTGAAGATGACGTTCGTCATCCTGGCGCTGCATGCCGCGGCGGTGGCGGGGGTGCGAATCCTGACCGCGCCGCTGTGGGGGAAGATGATCGACCGCGTGGGGGCGCAGCCGGTGTTGATGGCGTGCTCGCTGGGCATCGGGGTCATCCCGGCGCTGTGGCTCCTGCCCTCCGCGGGCACGCTGTGGCCGCTGCTGTTCGACGTGGTGCTCGCGGGGGCGCTGTGGAGCGGGCACGGCCTGGCCATCTTCGCGCTGCCGCTCACGGTGGCGCCGCGCAAGGGTCGGCCGTTCTATCTGGCCGCGTTCGCGACGGCGGGTGGCCTGGCGTACGCGGTCGCGGCGGCGCTCGGGGGTGCCATCGCGTCGGCGCTGCCGGAGAACTTCATCCTGGGGGGACAGCCCTGGGTGAACCTGCACGTGCTGTTCGTGTTGTCCTCGGTGGCGCGGCTCGGCGCGGCCCTGCTCGCCGCGCGGCTCCCGGAGCCCGGGGCGCATCCGGTGACGACGGTGAGCGCGCTCGTGTCCCGACTGTTGCCCCGGGTGCACGCGGCGAGGATGCTGGCGCGGCAGAGCGCGGAGAGTCACCGCCCGAGCTGA
- a CDS encoding double-CXXCG motif protein, giving the protein MRYYTLREREKVRWSGGYDMGRRWQLPGVSCPTCGKTWGGGGYDYPAVDLSKLGDGAQILERPRCVPWAEFTALRATVLPLVPCDAVVTPVSGFGPLTGRARGRFGPVSVHMPWTLLVRPDVMKRLDGLTGAVPVPAAFRRGQGDGELLELQVMPGGKFVGDGRHKSCKTCGRTNWVLPPPEKWRLAVPPSADFARVTASVVVVSERVVQQLERQLEEADIVALDVSGQPGHESPLQLGR; this is encoded by the coding sequence ATGCGGTACTACACACTGCGGGAGCGCGAGAAGGTCCGGTGGAGTGGCGGGTACGACATGGGCAGGCGCTGGCAGTTGCCCGGCGTTTCGTGCCCGACCTGCGGCAAGACCTGGGGAGGCGGTGGCTACGACTATCCCGCCGTGGATTTGTCGAAGCTGGGGGATGGGGCCCAGATACTCGAGCGCCCGCGGTGCGTTCCCTGGGCTGAATTCACGGCGCTGCGAGCGACTGTGTTGCCGCTGGTGCCGTGCGACGCGGTAGTGACGCCAGTCTCGGGATTTGGTCCGTTGACGGGGCGGGCACGGGGTCGATTCGGTCCCGTGAGTGTCCACATGCCATGGACGCTGCTTGTGCGACCGGACGTCATGAAACGTCTCGATGGACTTACTGGGGCTGTCCCCGTGCCCGCGGCATTCCGGCGTGGCCAAGGCGACGGCGAACTGCTCGAGTTGCAGGTGATGCCAGGCGGGAAGTTCGTCGGTGACGGCCGCCACAAGTCATGCAAGACGTGTGGACGTACGAACTGGGTCCTACCGCCGCCGGAGAAGTGGCGTCTCGCGGTTCCCCCCTCTGCTGACTTCGCCCGAGTCACCGCGAGTGTCGTGGTCGTGAGCGAACGAGTCGTCCAGCAGCTCGAACGGCAGTTGGAAGAGGCCGACATCGTCGCGCTCGATGTGAGTGGCCAGCCAGGACACGAATCGCCGCTTCAGCTCGGGCGGTGA